CATTAAATTGCTTCCATCCACCATCACCAAACTACAACGACTGGCACATTTATATGTTGATGGTAAAACTAGATTTCCAGGTGGAGTGATCGGGCAGATGCACAGTTTAGAAGAGATGAGGGAGTATGGAGCCGGATCCTACGAACTAAGAAAGTCTCTGCAAGAATTCAGTAAACTAACCAAGCTGAGGGCTTTAGAAATTATATGGAATTTTGATTCACACGAACACTCGGAAGGAATAAGGCGAGCTGAGGGCTATCACAGTTGTGTGGGAACCTTAATATCTTCATGCAACCTTTATAATCTATATATCACGAACTGCTCTAGTCACAACATGTACCTGCTGTCGATGGATTCATGGCACCCTGCTGCTCCCTGTAGCCTCCGGAAGCTTTGCTTAGAACAATGCAGCATCTGTAAGGTGCCACATTGGATGGGTTCGCTTAGAAACCTCGTGCTGCTAAAACTGCAATTTGTCATCTGTTTGGGTCCAGAGGATGTTGAGATCCTTGGAGTGATACCCTGTTTACtttttctcaaactagctaTTTTTGGAGGCACCAACGGAAGGATCACTGTCCATGGCAGAAATGGATTCAGAAGTCTGAAATATCTATACCTGAGTATTGATTTTTGCAGGACCGCGCTGGAGTTTCAAGTGGGATCAATGCCAAAGCTTGAGCATGTGAAGCTCAGGATCGCTGTGCATAAGAGGGAGTGCCTGAATGGTGCTTCTGATTTGGGCATCCAGCACCTCTCCGCTCTTAGCAAGGTTGAGGTCAAAATTAATGGAAACTGCAGATACGACACCAACTACAATCCAACAGAAGATGAGAATGATGGTGCTGTCAGATGGGTTGCAAGTGCCATTAGATGGGTTGCAAGTGCCATTAATGGTGCCATCGTGACACTTCCCAACTGTCCCACTATCAGATTCAAAAAAATGCATGTTGAGGAGTGTGTGCATTATGATGAGGAGTGTGTATAGTTCAAATATGTAAGAGCCTGCTTTGCTACCAACAAGATTTAGCTATCAATTGGTTCATGTCTAAAAGTTGGTCACTTTGACCAAAATCATGGCAAGTTACTAGAAACTTCTTAAACTTTATAAGAGATGGTTGCCATATTTTAGCACTAAACTAATTGAATACCTAAATTTCTTGCCAACAATTTAGCATGTCCTAATTTTGGCAAGCTAAGATATTGGTTTGCTAGGATTTTGTCTGGGCAAAAATTGGCATCCAACCAAACAGGGTCTAAGTCCCCCTCCTGAATTGCATGCATTGATGATTCCATCTACCATTAATGTTTATTGACCAAGTGGCTCAAAATTTTGCAAATTGGAGAGGAGCAGAAAGAGCAAGGACAGACGGATAGACTGAACAAGAGGTACCAAAGTTCACTCTCGAGGGTGTCAATCAGACGGCAGGCTGGTgcggaggagggagaggaagaaacCGACAAAGAGAAAGAAGATACCTATGAAGAGGAAGGAACAGGAGCAGCAAGAGGGCAACTAGAATAAAACCCCGAATGAGTTTGTTGTGGGTGCTATCTGCATGGGCGACGTACCCAGTCAAAGGTGATGTGTTTCTTCTTGGTGGAAAGAGACCCGATGGCAAGAGGCGCAATGCTTCCTGTTGGCAAGCTGCACAGTCCGTTGGTGGCTAACTACTTCCACATCTAAGAGTCATCGCTCTGTTTATTTCTCTAGAATATCAGTTTTCCTTGTGCGTATGTGTTCTTAGTTTTGAACTTCGATGTGAAGATATTTCGCTGCTAAGGTGCCCGCTGCACCGTGCTGGTTACTGACCGACTGTTCTGTTGCGATTCTTCAACGGTTCCAACAACAGAGTTTGTATTGGTTGAATCCCCTGCTTTTGGTCTAGTTAGTATTGGTTGTAAGGCTCTAATTAGTCTGCTTTTAATAAAAGCTGGATGCGGCACATTTCTGCATTATGTCTATTTGTATTCTTGTTTAGAGCTGACGTCACTTGATGGTCAGCAACATATTTCACATTTTCTGATTTTCACAACAGAACACGCCAAGCTTGACTCGTACACGCTTGTTTCCCTTCTACCGCTAGTTCTTCACATGCCTCCTCTAAACTCCGTTTATCCTGCAATCTACTAGTGTGGGTTGGCCAAGCTGGCGGCAGCGGCCACGAACTTCGACCTGGCGAGACGCGAACTGCCCCTGCAAGCGCCATCTTCTTAGGAACTGATGACCTACCGACACCATCCCAATCGGAAAACCGGCACTATTCCCCAACACTCTCCTGGCCTATGCATTGAGATTCAGGGGTCGATGTTCACTAATTCAGTCTGTCCCAGCTAGTTTTTGCTTGTTTTACCGTTCTCTTGCGTCCACAATCTAAATTACTAAAAGCCAGTTGTGGAATTCTGCAAATCTAGAATCTTCGTTTAAACTGAATTAGTCTTCCTAATGGGCATGATCCGCATATGAGAACTTACTTTACCTGACCTTGTAGGCACTGTCCTGATGAGGCTtccatcctgtatggtttgcTCCAATGATAGGCTTTCATGTGACCAGCACTATACTATCCTGCTAATAAACACTCGACCTGAGGTTCCATTAATCCATCCATGCCAATGTGGAGTTGTGATCTGTTCCATTGTCTCGTTAAGAATTCTGTTCCACATGAATGCAGTTGCAAAATTTACAGCTTTTGCTGCCAAGGTAATTCCCTGTCACTTCAAACTATGGACCATTTGCATAACTGCCTCCACCTTGACTCCTAACTGCATGTTTGCCCCTATTTTTCAACTTTGCATGTTTGCCCCCTGCTTTTTAAAGCTGACAAAATGGATTGTCCCTGCTCTGTCAAGAATAGGTGAGGGTGTGAGTCCGGTGTTAAAAAGTCAGCCATGCCCAAACATGGAACTATTTTGGTATGGAGAAACGTATGTTCTAAGCAAATGACAGTTCCAGTCTATCGAGCAATCTATTCGCCTCGCACTGCGCCTTCAAAATTTTGGTGATTTTCCGAAAATCCAATTTGCAACCCAAGAAAGTGTGTTTTCAGGCTGCCACAATGGTGATTTCTACTGATGCAAAGGGAAGTGTTGTGTCAACCTCGTCTTCAAGGTTGACAATGGCTTCATGCCAAGGGTCTTTCTGAGGGGCGAAGCTAGGCCACGAGAGCACCGGCCGGGGTCTTATGTAGAAAAGGATGGGGTCATAATGAAGCAATAACAGCTAGATAGATACAGTAATTTGAACTGATTTCGTCAAAATTCGGACCCGATAACAAGCCTCAGCTCTGCCCCTGGTCTTTCTTCTTGGTCCTATTGATATCACAATCACAATACTTAACAAATACCTTATAATTGTAATGATTTGCACATGCACTTCTGAAAGAAAAAGTAATTGATCAAGGTGTCTTCCGATCGAGGATTACTATGGAAGGCACACCATATGTTCATCGCTTGATTTGACCACATCGGCCTGATTACAATTACGTACTGCTGATGTGACCAGCGGTCCTTCAAATAGTCCAGCTCAAAATTCTTTTTTTACAAAAAGGAAAATTTATTGATTTCAAGTAACGTTACATCAAGTGATACAACAAGACTTAGAAGGAAAATCCCGATCTCTGCCTAAAGGGCATACGGCCTTACACAAAAGAGAGAGCAAACGCTCTGGTAACTATTAATCCATAGACTAGACCGTCACCCATGTGCCTGGATAAAAAACTCCATGGCCATTTGTGCCAAACGTTAAGATACCGCTGCAACTAGCCCATGTATGAAGCCAGTGCGATACTTTGAAGACAACCTGCAAAAAAGATGTTTGTTTGTTTTCAAATATCATATCATTCCTACTCAACCACAAAGACCAACATGTTGCTGCAGCCCCAGTAACACTAGAGGTTTAAACTCGTTACAAATCCCCGTTAGCCAGTGACCAAACATATATGTCACGCTACGAGGTTGTTGGAGTCCAAAAGTTGCATAAATAGCTGCCCATACCAATCGAGCAAGTCGGCACTCAAAAAACAAGTGCAGTATCATCTCATCTTTGTGGCAAAAGGGGCACTGTTTACTACCTTTTCAGTCCACTTAATTAGATTGTCTTCCCTCTTCAAAGGTACCATAAAAAGTACTTTATTTTGAGCGGAGCTTTTAATTAGCTTCCAAAGATGTTTGTTCAAATTTGGGACCTCGCTATGGATTAAGGCAAGGTAATGTGATTTCACCGAGATCACTCCATCCTAATGTAGGTTCCAGCGAAATTCATCATCTTCTTGACTTAATCCGATATTGGTGATACAAATTCCACCTATCAAATTGTTGCCAATAAGACCCCTATGCCAAGAGATATTCGGTTAGTTGGTGCCCAGAATTTGTGCCACCATCTCTTGTTTTCAACAGGCAATGTTCTATTTCCTAACTATTTATCTTCCCAGAACCTTATTTAAGACCTGTGCTTTAAAATAAAAGACCCATATTTGAAGAACTCCCGTTTAACCTTCATTAGGCTGGCCCAAAAATAGGAATCCCCTACTTTCCACTATGTTTGCACTAGTGGTGTGTTCCTAGATATTTATTTCGCAGTATCTGCTGCCATGTTCCATCAGTTATAAGTAGATGGAATAGCCATTTGCTAAGCAGCGCTGTATTTTTAATATCTAGGTTGTGAATCCATAATCCTCCTTGCTCTTTAGGTTGACACAGGATATCCCATTTTGCTAAATGGTATTTTCTTTTATGGTAATCACATTGCCAAAAGAACCGAGACCGGAAGTAATCTAATTTTTTTAGCACGCCTCTTGGAATCTTAAAGAAGGATATCATGTACATAGGTAGGCTACTTAGAACTGAATTAGTTAAAGCCAGTCTCCCCCTTGGACAGATTTTTACCCTTCCAGTTACAAAGGGATTTTCGAATCGTTCCTCTACCTTTACCTTTAACCAATCGGCATTTGATAGTTTCCTATAGTGAATTGGAATACCCAAATATCTCATCGGAAAGGTTTCTGGATTACATCCAAAAAATTCCATATAATTGATCTCGTAGTCCTTTGCATCTCCAAAACAGAAAATTTCACTCTTATGCAAGTTTATTTTTAGTCCCGATAACTGCTCAAAGGCACAAAGCAAAAGCTTCATGTTCTGAGCCTTCTATGGGTTCCATAAAGAAAATagtgtgtcggtgttttaccggctacccaccgagggatatgcccaaggtggtaagttttaggtgaggagacaccgagatcagcaactcgaaggtgcaaggaacacaaaacttagacaggttcgggccgcgaggcgcgtaataccctacgtcctgtgtggtggtttgtattgcctttagtgtagaatgatctggagatcttattttgagagggtccctgtccccccttatatatccggaaggccagggttacaaggatactaaccaacaccagccaaggaatcgtactaaaacatatctcgagtagattccttctgtatcgattAGCTTTacctcctatttaaacgggataaataagagataaacgagataaataagagataagacggacttaatctgttaaacctctttaaactacgtcatgtacacagtcccgtggcctcgggtctgacaaacccccgagctcttcgtagctgagtactgcaggcttatcgagtactttcgaagtagtcttcggcttctttttaaactccgtcttgaagtccttcttcgagtacttactcggctgcatcgaagctatgaggtgcttatgccccgaattatatttttaatatggtgtgctattgaaaaatcgcactccatatggagtagccccgagccttaggttgaatcggagaatcagactgagggtcgaattaatcttgaatcttccttgcttactttttcaaataaattagaaaaaataagtagtcgatgccacgtaccccgcagcccccgagccttgaatccaaatctctcaaatttggaaataaggatccaaaagtcgtggcatgcagtgttactctgaaattctgagaaaaactcttcaccttctgcatagtgaaattgagcctcccgctggtttatttaaccgcgcggtggcttagggtttcttctgcacccgagcttacgagccaggagagccgaaagagccatgtcgagtagtgtgcatcgcccagcccccgagcctgggtctagcggaactgtgatggtatgccgtgctgcctggagggttgttgccgaagcttgatctgaaaaaaaaacaatgcatacattatataGCATAATACAAAGATACCGAgcagtactcagtaataatgtgaagacaccaaaatttattcggtgtaaaaattgctgtgtcaagctcttttttaggccatttaagtCTCCCGAGCAGTCCACCTGTTACGTTTAAACACCTAGTCCTGTTTTAGCCGTTGCTtatagcgtgtatgagatctttgtctcgtgtaCGCGTAGAGGCATTAGGCATGACAaaagagccgaggtttcacggattaaggcatgtgctaccctagtagattagcgaccattAAGAGGAGACACGCGTAGAAAGTAgtcatcatgcgacaaagaggatgcgcagtgcgcaaaggtAGTCGGTGCAGTGTAGCTCTAgaaggtttcatgcccatcgagagtcgtacacggataagtagtcggcgaagtgtagctctggagggtttcaatgcccgtcgagagacatacacagacaagtaatcgatcatggtgtagcccccgagggtttcatgcccgtcgagaggcgtacccaaaaaggtagccgatcttgtgaagaacaagtcgaaaaaggtataagtcacttagcttgattcgtggacgaatgtcaacgaagccgtggagcttgtTGATGacgctgcgacggtttgttgatgaagctcgactagtcggaatcgattccgagtagttttcaagtcgagacgagtagttgatgtagtagTCGGCGAGCCGCCGATCGTCCtcacgaagtcgaagtagtcgaactcgttgcTGCTGCGTGTGGATATTGCGGCACAAGACGAAGTTTAACcaggtcgtcgaggtcggcggtcgcggtgcatcgacgttgcaacgcgaggtgaagtcgagctgagtagtcgaggtcggcAGCAGCGTGTCGACATTGCAGCGCGAGCTGAAGTTGAGCCGAGTAGTCGTTGCATGCTTGTAGATGAGCGAAGAGATTCCGTTGAAAAATCCCATCCGCAGAAGGCTTCATAATCTTATAATGGCT
The Panicum hallii strain FIL2 chromosome 6, PHallii_v3.1, whole genome shotgun sequence genome window above contains:
- the LOC112896524 gene encoding uncharacterized protein LOC112896524 isoform X1: MEDHHLVSIENLFHLKYLCLSGSITKLPEKIGELQYLQTLDVQGTSIKLLPSTITKLQRLAHLYVDGKTRFPGGVIGQMHSLEEMREYGAGSYELRKSLQEFSKLTKLRALEIIWNFDSHEHSEGIRRAEGYHSCVGTLISSCNLYNLYITNCSSHNMYLLSMDSWHPAAPCSLRKLCLEQCSICKVPHWMGSLRNLVLLKLQFVICLGPEDVEILGVIPCLLFLKLAIFGGTNGRITVHGRNGFRSLKYLYLSIDFCRTALEFQVGSMPKLEHVKLRIAVHKRECLNGASDLGIQHLSALSKVEVKINGNCRYDTNYNPTEDENDGAVRWVASAIRWVASAINGAIVTLPNCPTIRFKKMHVEECVHYDEECV
- the LOC112896524 gene encoding uncharacterized protein LOC112896524 isoform X2, with the protein product MEDHHLVSIENLFHLKYLCLSGSITKLPEKIGELQYLQTLDVQGGVIGQMHSLEEMREYGAGSYELRKSLQEFSKLTKLRALEIIWNFDSHEHSEGIRRAEGYHSCVGTLISSCNLYNLYITNCSSHNMYLLSMDSWHPAAPCSLRKLCLEQCSICKVPHWMGSLRNLVLLKLQFVICLGPEDVEILGVIPCLLFLKLAIFGGTNGRITVHGRNGFRSLKYLYLSIDFCRTALEFQVGSMPKLEHVKLRIAVHKRECLNGASDLGIQHLSALSKVEVKINGNCRYDTNYNPTEDENDGAVRWVASAIRWVASAINGAIVTLPNCPTIRFKKMHVEECVHYDEECV